In Chryseobacterium turcicum, a single window of DNA contains:
- a CDS encoding DUF4377 domain-containing protein, translating to MKNAKRFLKGTLLASSLFVLSQCKPMPNSTPDNEKTFIVGSETADCTGVAPMKCLQIKEKASDNWQNFYTNIDGFTYEPGYEYVLKVKTEKIENPPMDASSIKYTLIKQVSKTKK from the coding sequence ATGAAAAATGCGAAACGATTCCTAAAAGGAACTTTATTAGCATCGTCTTTATTTGTTTTATCACAATGTAAGCCGATGCCAAACTCGACACCAGACAATGAAAAAACATTTATTGTAGGTTCCGAAACAGCAGATTGTACAGGAGTAGCTCCTATGAAATGTCTTCAGATAAAAGAAAAAGCATCTGACAATTGGCAAAATTTCTACACCAATATTGACGGTTTCACGTACGAACCTGGATACGAATATGTATTAAAAGTAAAAACAGAAAAAATCGAAAATCCACCAATGGATGCCTCATCGATAAAATACACTTTAATAAAGCAGGTTTCTAAAACCAAGAAATAA
- a CDS encoding SPFH domain-containing protein, with product MVYLGILVFFGLITLFASFFTVKQESAAVVERLGKFLKVSHAGLHLKIPFLDQISKRLNLRIQQLDVMIDTKTLDNVFIKMKVSVQYQVIRENVKDAYYRLENPENQITSYVFDVVRAEVPKTKLDDVFVRKDDIANAVKNELQEAMQSYGYDIIKALVTDIDPDEQVKHAMNRINAAEREKTAAEYESEAQRIRIVAVAKAEAESKKLQGQGIADQRREIAKGLEESVKMLNAANINAQEASALIVVTQHYDTLSSIGANNRSNLVLLPNSPTAASSMLNDLVVSMAATQKMDEANKAPMPNPPKNRGFQE from the coding sequence ATGGTGTATTTAGGTATTTTGGTCTTTTTTGGACTTATAACATTATTTGCATCTTTCTTTACCGTAAAACAGGAATCTGCAGCAGTAGTAGAAAGATTAGGTAAATTTTTAAAAGTAAGCCATGCTGGTTTGCATTTGAAGATTCCGTTTTTGGATCAGATTTCTAAACGTCTGAATCTAAGAATTCAGCAGTTGGACGTGATGATTGATACTAAAACTTTAGACAATGTTTTCATTAAAATGAAAGTTTCTGTGCAGTATCAGGTCATCAGAGAAAATGTAAAAGACGCATATTATCGTCTTGAGAATCCTGAAAATCAAATTACATCTTACGTTTTTGATGTGGTGCGTGCAGAAGTTCCGAAAACGAAATTAGACGATGTTTTTGTAAGAAAAGATGATATCGCCAATGCGGTAAAAAATGAATTACAAGAAGCGATGCAAAGTTATGGATATGACATTATCAAAGCTTTGGTAACCGATATAGATCCGGATGAGCAAGTAAAACACGCCATGAATAGAATTAACGCTGCAGAACGTGAAAAAACCGCTGCAGAATATGAATCTGAAGCTCAAAGAATCAGAATTGTTGCTGTAGCAAAAGCTGAAGCAGAATCTAAAAAACTGCAGGGACAAGGTATTGCAGACCAAAGAAGAGAGATCGCAAAAGGTTTGGAAGAGTCTGTGAAAATGCTGAATGCAGCCAATATCAATGCTCAGGAAGCCTCTGCATTAATCGTAGTTACGCAACATTATGATACATTAAGCTCGATTGGTGCCAATAACAGAAGTAATTTGGTGTTATTACCTAATTCTCCAACGGCTGCAAGTTCTATGTTGAATGATCTGGTAGTTTCTATGGCGGCAACGCAAAAAATGGATGAAGCCAATAAGGCTCCGATGCCTAATCCTCCAAAAAACAGAGGTTTTCAGGAATAG
- a CDS encoding LytR/AlgR family response regulator transcription factor, with protein MNCIIVDDEPLARAEMQSLILEVSKINIVGLFSNAPAALEFLKTNVVNLIFLDIEMPLVTGLEFAKMLPKDCLIIFTTAYSQYALKSYELDAIDYLLKPIEKPRLEKAIGKAILYHQLLSQDTVKNTFASNTKEFLFIKADRRFYKLNFDEIKFIEGLKDYVVIHTKTQKLITAMNLKTIHQKLPPEIFCRVSKSFVVNLNSIDSFDNHTIFIDESEVPLGEVYKSDFFTAYSGGSLNFDV; from the coding sequence ATGAACTGTATTATTGTAGACGATGAGCCTTTGGCAAGAGCCGAAATGCAGTCGTTGATTCTTGAAGTTTCAAAAATAAATATTGTTGGATTGTTTTCCAATGCTCCTGCAGCTTTAGAATTTTTAAAAACAAATGTGGTGAATCTTATCTTTCTAGATATAGAAATGCCTCTCGTGACAGGTCTTGAATTTGCAAAAATGCTTCCCAAAGATTGCCTGATTATTTTCACAACCGCTTATTCCCAATATGCCTTAAAAAGTTATGAGCTCGATGCTATTGATTATCTATTAAAACCTATAGAAAAGCCGCGTTTGGAAAAAGCAATCGGAAAAGCAATTCTCTATCATCAGTTGCTTTCACAAGACACTGTGAAAAATACATTTGCATCAAACACCAAAGAATTTTTATTTATAAAAGCAGACAGAAGATTTTATAAACTCAATTTCGATGAGATTAAATTTATTGAAGGGTTGAAAGATTATGTAGTCATTCACACCAAAACTCAAAAACTGATTACAGCAATGAATCTCAAAACGATTCACCAAAAACTTCCTCCGGAAATTTTTTGCAGAGTCAGCAAATCTTTTGTCGTTAATTTAAACAGTATTGATTCTTTTGATAACCATACTATTTTTATAGATGAGTCTGAAGTTCCTTTGGGAGAAGTCTATAAATCTGATTTTTTTACAGCTTATTCAGGAGGTTCATTGAATTTTGATGTTTAG
- a CDS encoding DUF6268 family outer membrane beta-barrel protein, whose amino-acid sequence MKPLKKNLITFALVPVATLLSAQKKDSIPHKVIAFVTDKFPQARDLNVEFTQMTPYKFSPELYGNDLPENKVKSFQQVRANANFYFIKNRKWMLNTSLNYRFTSINSENNINIFSDQNINKGNFHYHSEAINVTHFSKLFNKIAVYTATASVDGSDQHFERIRGMVTGSLILKANAKTKMTLGIAVLIDPSTPVPALPIFTYEHKFDNGWVADVLLPKKILIRKDIFSNGRISLGTEMDNTSFYLYPSGKKYEFRQLEINSGAIYEHHLGGNFIGTLKTGLRATPSSRIFEKKESQKDYIFESNAKPSFYFNLGLSYNPFGKPRTK is encoded by the coding sequence ATGAAACCATTAAAAAAAAATCTAATCACTTTTGCTCTAGTTCCTGTTGCAACATTGCTTTCTGCTCAAAAGAAAGACAGTATTCCGCATAAAGTAATTGCTTTTGTTACTGACAAATTTCCTCAGGCAAGAGATTTAAACGTAGAATTTACCCAAATGACTCCGTATAAATTTTCTCCCGAATTGTATGGAAATGATTTACCGGAAAACAAAGTAAAATCTTTTCAGCAGGTAAGAGCTAATGCCAATTTTTATTTTATTAAAAACAGGAAATGGATGCTTAATACCTCATTAAATTACCGCTTTACCTCGATTAACTCTGAAAACAACATCAATATATTTTCTGATCAAAATATAAATAAAGGAAATTTCCATTATCATTCTGAAGCCATAAATGTCACTCATTTCTCAAAACTGTTTAATAAAATAGCGGTTTACACAGCAACAGCATCCGTGGACGGAAGCGACCAACATTTTGAAAGAATCAGAGGAATGGTAACCGGAAGTTTGATTTTAAAAGCCAATGCAAAAACTAAAATGACTTTAGGAATTGCTGTTTTAATCGACCCTAGCACACCGGTTCCTGCGCTTCCTATTTTCACATACGAACATAAATTTGATAACGGTTGGGTTGCAGATGTTCTATTGCCGAAAAAGATTCTCATTAGAAAAGACATTTTCTCAAACGGAAGAATATCACTGGGAACAGAGATGGATAATACTTCATTCTATCTTTATCCTTCAGGAAAGAAATATGAATTCAGGCAATTGGAAATCAATTCCGGAGCTATTTATGAGCATCATTTAGGCGGAAACTTTATCGGAACATTAAAAACCGGGCTCAGAGCAACGCCAAGTTCAAGGATTTTTGAAAAGAAAGAATCTCAGAAAGACTATATTTTCGAATCCAATGCAAAGCCTTCTTTTTATTTCAATTTAGGACTTTCTTACAATCCTTTTGGAAAACCGAGAACAAAATGA
- the dgt gene encoding dGTP triphosphohydrolase, which translates to MNLNQIFTSQRTGNNPNTVASRTDFQRDFDRIIFSSAFRRLQNKTQVFPLPGSVFVHNRLTHSLEVSSVGRSLGSVIGEFIAENHKSELTEESKNFYNHNLGNVIAAACLCHDVGNPAFGHSGEDAIASYFDKNENDLKPKFVEKEWADLVNFEGNANAIRVLAHQQQGKDFGGTQLTFTTLASIAKYPCEAIAKQKGIIHRKKFGFFQNEKETFLEIAKGVNLIQENDEPYIFKRHPFVWLVEAADDICYNIIDMEDAHRLGIISNADCENLFLDLIESENQDMKKVKDKLVAISNDNERVSYLRAKVINALINKSIESFKTNFNTILEGNLDKGLLDIYRDGNKAMQEIESYSIAKIYNHKAVVEIENAGYNVMYELLDHFIPSVLKPKDARKSYDKMALKLLPQQFIYEEGSDYQKTLGVIDFVSGMTDNYATDLYRKIKGIDIGMTM; encoded by the coding sequence ATGAATTTGAACCAGATTTTTACGAGTCAGCGTACCGGTAACAATCCAAATACTGTTGCTTCAAGAACGGATTTTCAGAGAGATTTTGACCGTATTATCTTTTCTTCGGCTTTCAGAAGACTACAAAATAAAACGCAGGTTTTTCCACTTCCGGGAAGTGTTTTTGTACATAACAGATTGACGCATTCTTTAGAGGTTTCCTCTGTGGGAAGAAGTTTAGGAAGTGTAATCGGAGAGTTTATTGCTGAAAATCACAAAAGTGAACTTACAGAAGAGTCAAAGAATTTTTACAATCATAATTTAGGAAATGTAATTGCTGCGGCATGTCTTTGTCATGATGTAGGAAATCCTGCTTTCGGGCATTCTGGCGAAGATGCAATTGCAAGTTATTTTGATAAAAACGAAAACGATCTTAAACCTAAATTCGTAGAAAAAGAATGGGCCGATCTTGTTAATTTTGAAGGAAACGCCAATGCGATTCGTGTTTTAGCACATCAACAACAAGGAAAAGATTTTGGAGGAACTCAGTTGACGTTTACGACCTTGGCAAGTATTGCAAAATATCCTTGTGAAGCGATTGCAAAGCAAAAAGGAATTATCCATCGAAAGAAATTCGGTTTTTTTCAGAACGAAAAAGAAACTTTTCTGGAAATTGCAAAAGGGGTCAATCTGATTCAAGAAAATGATGAACCGTATATTTTTAAAAGGCATCCATTTGTTTGGTTAGTAGAAGCGGCTGATGATATTTGCTACAACATTATTGATATGGAAGATGCGCACCGTTTGGGAATTATTTCAAACGCTGACTGCGAAAATCTTTTCTTAGACCTTATCGAGTCGGAAAATCAGGACATGAAAAAAGTGAAAGATAAGTTGGTGGCTATTTCTAATGATAATGAAAGGGTTTCTTATCTGAGAGCGAAAGTGATTAATGCTTTAATTAATAAATCGATTGAGAGTTTTAAAACCAATTTTAATACGATTTTAGAAGGGAATTTAGATAAAGGTTTGCTGGATATTTACAGAGATGGAAATAAAGCAATGCAGGAAATAGAATCTTATTCAATTGCGAAAATTTACAATCATAAAGCGGTAGTAGAGATAGAAAATGCTGGCTATAATGTAATGTATGAATTACTGGATCATTTTATTCCATCAGTTTTAAAACCAAAAGACGCAAGAAAATCTTACGATAAAATGGCGCTGAAGCTTCTTCCGCAACAATTTATTTATGAAGAGGGTAGTGATTATCAAAAAACGTTAGGCGTGATTGATTTTGTTTCCGGAATGACCGATAATTACGCTACAGATTTGTACAGAAAAATAAAAGGAATTGACATCGGGATGACGATGTAG
- a CDS encoding DNA-formamidopyrimidine glycosylase family protein, producing MPEGPTIVLMKEELQQFIGNKIISVEGDFVFETSQIKGEILRDIKTFGKQTYLIFDTVILKIHLLMFGSYSLYKRKDIDTL from the coding sequence ATGCCCGAAGGTCCTACGATTGTTCTTATGAAGGAAGAACTTCAACAATTCATTGGTAATAAAATAATTTCCGTTGAAGGAGATTTCGTTTTTGAGACTTCCCAGATAAAAGGAGAAATTTTAAGAGACATCAAAACTTTCGGTAAACAAACATACCTGATTTTTGATACTGTCATTTTAAAAATTCATTTGTTGATGTTTGGCTCTTACAGTTTATATAAAAGAAAAGACATAGACACTCTTTGA
- a CDS encoding MepB family protein encodes MIIPIEKLQELLFSPLGLIISNLHQEPECEDYFGFNFQLNHFQIKFRKAKITPTKIGQFVTLWKRNPISKETEPFTSEDSSDFYLILTETSEHFGFFLFTKDILIENKILSTDSKEGKRGFRVYPDWDIPQNKQAKKTQNWQTQFFIDCSQENYLEKFNSILKSEVK; translated from the coding sequence ATGATTATACCTATCGAGAAACTTCAGGAATTACTTTTTTCACCTCTCGGTTTAATCATATCAAATCTACATCAGGAGCCTGAATGCGAAGATTATTTCGGATTCAATTTTCAGCTCAATCATTTTCAAATTAAATTCAGAAAAGCTAAAATAACGCCGACCAAAATTGGTCAGTTTGTTACCCTGTGGAAAAGAAATCCCATTTCTAAAGAAACAGAACCATTTACTTCTGAAGACTCTTCTGATTTTTATTTAATTTTAACCGAAACTTCAGAACATTTCGGGTTTTTCCTTTTTACGAAAGATATTTTAATTGAAAATAAAATCCTTAGCACAGATTCCAAAGAAGGAAAACGAGGTTTCAGAGTGTATCCGGACTGGGATATTCCACAAAATAAACAGGCAAAGAAAACCCAAAACTGGCAGACTCAGTTTTTTATTGATTGCAGTCAGGAAAATTATCTTGAGAAGTTTAACTCTATTTTAAAATCTGAAGTTAAATAA
- a CDS encoding sensor histidine kinase has product MNYKSKELNDTIVIDFLVEDRYRLLRHMVSAICFFIFLYFADFWHWYKEGYRYLVLFFVFVSLIGMAYINIYVLVPYFFFKTRYAIYFLLLFLMGIAGLNLIGNCFEIFFSEYKIEGLENDVRRGGLYEGIMICIPIILVSTTVKLIQKWTSDNKRIIELSNLTLKMELNELRNQINPHFLFNMMNNVKALIRTDPEKATVVIMKLSEFLRYQLYENNEEKTILTSEIDFLSNFLNLEKIRREDFQVYIDSKTDKKILNSTFIPPNLFTTFVENAVKHSVDITGKESYVKVNIEIQDKNLHFECRNSQNSDFPVPETIYSGLGLVNIKRRLELLYKDTFTLEINSTNNEYIVYLIIPL; this is encoded by the coding sequence ATGAATTACAAGTCTAAAGAATTAAACGACACCATAGTGATAGATTTTCTGGTAGAAGATCGCTACCGTTTATTAAGACATATGGTGTCTGCGATTTGTTTTTTTATATTTCTCTACTTCGCAGATTTTTGGCATTGGTACAAAGAAGGGTATCGATATTTAGTTTTGTTTTTCGTTTTTGTGTCATTAATTGGTATGGCGTATATTAATATTTATGTTTTAGTGCCGTATTTTTTCTTTAAAACCCGATATGCTATTTACTTTCTGTTGCTTTTCCTTATGGGAATTGCGGGGCTTAATTTGATAGGTAACTGTTTTGAAATTTTCTTTTCAGAATATAAAATAGAAGGTCTCGAGAATGATGTTCGTAGAGGTGGGCTTTATGAAGGGATTATGATTTGTATTCCGATTATTTTGGTGAGCACCACGGTGAAACTTATTCAGAAATGGACAAGTGATAACAAGAGAATTATAGAACTGAGCAATCTGACGTTAAAAATGGAACTTAATGAATTGCGTAATCAGATTAATCCTCATTTTTTGTTTAATATGATGAATAATGTGAAGGCATTAATAAGAACAGATCCTGAAAAAGCAACTGTTGTCATTATGAAACTTTCAGAATTTCTACGCTATCAGCTTTACGAAAACAACGAAGAAAAAACAATCCTTACCTCTGAAATAGATTTTTTATCAAACTTTCTAAATCTTGAAAAGATAAGAAGAGAAGACTTTCAGGTTTATATTGATAGCAAAACCGATAAAAAAATTTTAAACAGCACTTTTATTCCGCCCAACTTATTTACCACATTTGTAGAAAATGCTGTGAAACATAGTGTAGATATTACGGGAAAAGAATCTTATGTGAAAGTGAATATTGAAATACAAGATAAAAATCTTCATTTTGAATGCCGAAATTCTCAAAACTCAGATTTTCCGGTTCCGGAAACTATTTATAGCGGACTCGGATTAGTGAATATCAAAAGGAGACTTGAGCTTCTTTATAAAGATACTTTTACTTTGGAAATCAATTCCACCAACAACGAATATATTGTATACCTAATAATTCCTTTATGA
- a CDS encoding class I SAM-dependent methyltransferase, which yields MTDNKWLDRWNERYSNDEFAYGTQPNNYLKEQLQKLEIGSILFPAEGEGRNAIFAAQLGWKVSAFDISPEGKNKALQLAEANHVEIDYQVGELQTLNYKKEQFDAIALIYAHFPADIKSSIHKMLDTYIRKGGFIIFEAFSKKHLDFVLKNEKVGGPKDIESLFSIEEIKSDFPEYDIIELEEKEIELQEGVFHNGTGSVIRFLGKKK from the coding sequence ATGACCGATAACAAATGGCTTGACCGATGGAACGAAAGATACAGCAACGATGAATTTGCTTATGGCACGCAACCCAACAATTATTTAAAAGAACAGCTGCAAAAATTAGAAATAGGTTCTATTCTTTTTCCTGCAGAAGGTGAAGGACGAAATGCTATTTTTGCAGCTCAACTTGGATGGAAAGTCTCTGCATTCGATATTAGTCCTGAAGGAAAAAATAAGGCTTTACAATTAGCTGAAGCCAATCATGTTGAAATTGATTACCAAGTTGGCGAATTGCAAACTTTAAACTACAAAAAAGAGCAATTTGATGCTATTGCATTAATTTACGCACATTTTCCAGCTGATATTAAATCATCAATTCATAAAATGCTTGATACTTATATACGGAAAGGTGGTTTTATAATTTTCGAAGCATTCAGCAAAAAGCATCTTGATTTTGTCTTGAAAAACGAAAAAGTTGGCGGCCCAAAAGATATAGAGTCTCTGTTTTCAATCGAAGAAATTAAATCTGATTTTCCGGAATATGATATTATTGAATTAGAAGAAAAAGAGATTGAGCTTCAGGAAGGTGTTTTTCACAATGGTACAGGTTCGGTGATTCGGTTTTTAGGAAAGAAAAAATAA
- a CDS encoding HNH endonuclease — protein MNIENLDDYVISKVIYAYLIESKSHRQIQKEILGLPAPQKGGGFVTMEVLHHFNLKKEAKGILSENLNQLDTLNVEVQEIICEFLNIQAEAEALIQKKQINPNNNKTERLTTVKARVYQDVLKKHVSENYNHCCSLCENDQPELLVASHIVPWKSDESKRLDLDNCILLCNFHDKLFDKGFITLTDEYSVLISEKLSVNIAKQITNTTFQTPKFESPNSENLKLHREEIFR, from the coding sequence ATGAATATTGAAAATTTAGACGATTACGTAATTTCAAAAGTAATTTATGCTTATTTGATAGAATCTAAAAGTCATAGGCAAATACAAAAAGAAATTTTAGGATTACCTGCTCCACAAAAAGGTGGTGGTTTTGTTACAATGGAAGTTTTACACCATTTTAATCTAAAAAAAGAAGCAAAAGGAATTCTAAGTGAGAACCTAAATCAATTAGATACTCTTAATGTTGAAGTTCAAGAAATTATCTGTGAATTTTTAAATATTCAAGCTGAAGCAGAAGCCTTAATCCAGAAAAAGCAAATAAACCCTAATAACAATAAAACAGAACGATTAACAACAGTAAAAGCTCGAGTTTATCAAGATGTTTTAAAGAAACATGTATCTGAAAACTATAATCATTGTTGTTCACTTTGTGAAAATGATCAACCTGAATTATTGGTAGCAAGTCATATAGTTCCATGGAAAAGTGATGAATCTAAAAGATTAGATTTAGATAATTGTATATTATTATGTAATTTTCATGATAAATTATTTGATAAAGGTTTTATAACATTAACCGACGAATATTCGGTTTTAATTTCTGAAAAGCTAAGTGTTAATATTGCTAAACAAATTACTAATACAACTTTTCAAACTCCAAAATTTGAAAGCCCTAATAGTGAAAATCTAAAATTACATAGAGAAGAAATATTTAGATAA
- a CDS encoding AAA family ATPase, which translates to MNLYNLIIQDKEAVTLDEVYLEPQNKQQFVQLIKEHTYSKELQEYGLPINNKILLEGSSGCGKTMTAKAIANALGKSIIILNLSNIVSSRIGETSQNIKMIFDKAARERSVLFLDELDQIGKARGSDDKDVGEMRRLVNTLIQLIDYYPENALLLCATNHAEIIDTALIRRFQLKINYKMPSKDFLDEYYDHLLSQFPEELRNIERKYEISFAEAKDYTFTVVKGNLIEKLEAKNSILL; encoded by the coding sequence ATGAATCTGTACAATCTCATTATTCAGGATAAAGAAGCCGTAACGCTTGATGAAGTTTATCTTGAACCACAAAATAAACAGCAATTTGTACAGCTCATTAAAGAACACACTTACAGTAAAGAACTTCAAGAATACGGACTTCCCATCAATAATAAAATACTTCTGGAAGGAAGTTCCGGTTGTGGAAAAACAATGACCGCAAAAGCGATTGCCAATGCGTTGGGGAAGAGCATTATCATTCTTAATCTGAGCAATATTGTTTCCTCAAGAATTGGTGAAACTTCTCAGAATATCAAGATGATTTTCGACAAAGCTGCAAGAGAAAGGTCGGTTCTGTTTCTGGACGAATTAGACCAAATCGGAAAAGCCCGCGGAAGCGACGATAAAGATGTTGGTGAAATGCGAAGACTCGTTAATACTTTGATTCAACTGATTGATTATTATCCTGAAAATGCGCTTTTATTGTGCGCTACCAATCACGCTGAGATTATTGATACCGCTTTAATAAGACGTTTTCAATTAAAGATAAACTACAAAATGCCTTCTAAAGATTTTCTGGATGAATATTACGACCATCTTTTGTCTCAGTTTCCCGAAGAATTGAGAAATATTGAAAGAAAATATGAGATTTCGTTCGCCGAAGCGAAGGATTATACTTTTACGGTGGTGAAAGGGAATTTGATTGAAAAGTTGGAAGCCAAAAATTCAATACTTCTATAA
- a CDS encoding Fpg/Nei family DNA glycosylase, giving the protein MYFYTCSVKIVDESFLKKINWKADVMSDVWNPEKTENILKTTPKTMICDALMNQDIFSGVGNIIKNEALFRVGIHPESLIGNLPSKKLKEIISEARNYSFDFKKWKKANVLSKHFQIYHQKNCPKCGAEVVKKDTGKSKRTSFFCEKDQKMY; this is encoded by the coding sequence ATGTATTTTTATACTTGTTCTGTAAAGATTGTCGATGAAAGCTTTCTTAAAAAAATCAATTGGAAAGCTGACGTAATGAGTGATGTCTGGAATCCCGAAAAAACTGAAAATATTTTAAAAACTACCCCTAAAACGATGATTTGTGATGCTTTGATGAATCAGGATATTTTTTCGGGTGTTGGAAACATTATTAAAAATGAAGCTTTATTCAGAGTCGGTATACATCCTGAAAGTCTAATTGGAAATTTACCTTCAAAAAAATTAAAAGAAATTATTTCGGAAGCAAGAAATTATAGTTTTGATTTTAAAAAGTGGAAAAAAGCGAATGTTCTAAGTAAACATTTTCAGATTTATCACCAGAAGAATTGCCCGAAATGCGGTGCAGAAGTCGTTAAAAAAGATACCGGAAAAAGCAAAAGAACAAGTTTTTTCTGCGAAAAAGACCAGAAAATGTATTAA
- a CDS encoding GLPGLI family protein: protein MKFIIFFLGISTFCFSQKISFIYETKYKLNSEKQDDVYSENMILDLKNNTSIFRDSLDKKSDSIRLNKGNGRYKMGVENQFYVKKNLAQKRIEKIITYLGTDYLLPVEEILNWNITSEQKLIGKYKSQKAETNYGGRNWIAWFTTELPFADGPYIFSGLPGLIISIQDLNNDYSFNLIEVKKSGNIFDARTKTVKIDWKKYETLAKSYFNDPYDVNSKIRMGKTVTFTGPNGIAMDISIKNKEMQINILQENNPIELNHKINYK from the coding sequence ATGAAATTTATTATATTTTTTCTTGGGATTTCTACCTTTTGCTTCTCGCAAAAAATAAGTTTTATTTACGAAACAAAATACAAACTGAATTCAGAAAAACAAGATGATGTTTATTCCGAGAATATGATTTTGGATTTAAAAAATAATACTTCAATTTTTAGAGATTCACTAGACAAAAAATCAGATTCAATAAGGTTGAATAAAGGAAACGGAAGGTATAAAATGGGTGTTGAAAACCAATTCTATGTCAAAAAAAATTTAGCTCAAAAAAGAATTGAAAAAATAATAACCTATTTGGGAACAGATTATCTTCTTCCAGTTGAGGAAATATTAAATTGGAATATAACTTCGGAACAAAAACTCATTGGAAAATATAAATCTCAAAAAGCAGAAACAAATTACGGAGGAAGAAACTGGATTGCTTGGTTTACTACAGAATTACCTTTTGCAGATGGTCCCTATATTTTCAGTGGTTTACCTGGATTGATTATTTCTATTCAAGATTTAAACAACGACTATTCATTTAATTTGATAGAAGTCAAGAAAAGCGGGAATATTTTTGACGCACGCACAAAAACAGTAAAAATTGATTGGAAAAAATATGAAACACTTGCAAAGTCATATTTTAATGACCCCTATGATGTAAATTCAAAAATAAGAATGGGAAAAACAGTTACATTTACCGGCCCGAATGGTATTGCAATGGATATTTCTATAAAGAATAAAGAAATGCAAATTAATATTTTACAAGAAAATAATCCTATTGAATTAAATCATAAAATAAACTACAAATAA